The Cellulophaga sp. L1A9 genome window below encodes:
- the radA gene encoding DNA repair protein RadA has protein sequence MAKTKTTFFCQNCGTQYAKWVGQCTACKEWNTVVEEVVQKEEKSSWKTPTNTAKKVSKPLRVNEISTEKELRLNTFDLEFNRVLGGGLVPGSLTLLGGEPGIGKSTLLLQIALKLPYKTLYVSGEESQKQIKMRADRIHPNSDTCFILTETKTQNIFKQIEDTEPDIVVIDSIQTLHSDYIESAAGSISQIRECTAELIKFAKETNTPVILIGHITKDGSIAGPKILEHMVDSVLQFEGDRNYVYRILRSLKNRFGSTSELGIYEMQGSGLREVNNPSEILISKNDEGLSGTAIASTVEGMRPLMIEIQALVSTAVYGTPQRSTTGYNAKRLNMLLAVLEKRAGFKLAAKDVFLNITGGISVDDPAIDLAVIAAILSSNEDIAIEKGVCFAAEVGLAGEIRPVQRVEQRILEAEKLGFDTIFVSKNNKISLKNTQIKIQLVAKIEDVANYLFG, from the coding sequence ATGGCTAAAACAAAAACAACATTTTTTTGTCAGAATTGCGGCACACAATATGCAAAATGGGTAGGACAATGTACCGCCTGCAAAGAATGGAATACCGTAGTGGAAGAAGTGGTCCAGAAAGAAGAAAAGTCCAGCTGGAAAACCCCAACAAATACGGCAAAAAAAGTTTCTAAGCCCTTACGTGTTAATGAAATTAGCACAGAAAAAGAGCTGCGTTTAAATACCTTTGACCTCGAATTTAATCGCGTTTTAGGTGGCGGCCTCGTTCCTGGATCTTTAACGCTTTTAGGGGGAGAACCTGGAATAGGAAAAAGTACCTTACTGCTTCAAATTGCGCTAAAGCTACCCTATAAAACATTGTATGTTTCCGGAGAAGAGAGTCAGAAACAAATTAAAATGCGTGCCGATCGTATTCACCCAAACAGCGACACCTGCTTTATTTTAACAGAAACAAAAACTCAAAATATTTTTAAGCAAATAGAAGATACCGAGCCTGATATTGTGGTTATCGATTCTATACAAACCTTGCATTCTGATTATATTGAATCTGCTGCAGGAAGTATTTCTCAAATTAGAGAGTGTACCGCTGAGCTTATAAAATTTGCTAAAGAAACAAATACTCCTGTTATCTTAATTGGCCATATTACTAAAGATGGCTCTATTGCTGGACCAAAAATTTTAGAACACATGGTAGATAGCGTCCTTCAATTTGAGGGCGATCGTAATTATGTATATCGGATATTGCGCTCTTTAAAAAACAGATTTGGCTCTACTTCAGAATTAGGAATTTATGAAATGCAAGGGAGTGGCCTCCGTGAAGTGAACAACCCATCAGAAATATTAATTTCTAAAAATGACGAAGGCTTAAGTGGTACTGCAATTGCTTCTACGGTAGAAGGCATGCGCCCTCTTATGATTGAAATTCAAGCTCTAGTAAGTACTGCTGTTTATGGTACACCGCAACGTTCTACTACTGGATATAATGCAAAACGTTTAAATATGCTCTTAGCAGTTTTAGAAAAACGTGCTGGATTTAAATTAGCTGCAAAAGATGTCTTCCTAAACATTACAGGTGGAATTTCTGTAGACGATCCTGCGATAGATTTAGCAGTGATTGCCGCTATTCTTTCTAGTAATGAAGATATCGCTATAGAAAAAGGAGTTTGTTTTGCCGCTGAAGTTGGTTTAGCAGGAGAAATACGTCCGGTACAACGCGTAGAGCAACGTATTCTAGAAGCTGAAAAATTAGGTTTCGACACCATTTTCGTTTCTAAAAACAACAAAATCAGTCTAAAAAATACGCAAATAAAAATTCAGCTTGTAGCCAAAATTGAAGATGTAGCGAACTATTTGTTTGGATAA
- a CDS encoding toxin-antitoxin system YwqK family antitoxin, with protein MRNSNLAFIVICCMLNFSNKLSAQSNVLYPQVWFDEKDAGTKLTEGSGTITGSAFTYEINQAYAGRKKHKAKEHTKVLLFPVTEYLIEVSKLQKVIGGAGRVIMTEKAFSYRLETETDQNGNFTFHKMKPGKYYIQCNLEFVGHGVGQQEVGRTNYYNGYGNYAGSSAIYEAYNYSYNANHVLVKFIEIEKDGEVIEAKLKPNRVFENYKKIGAALSMGDRCGSTNGKQFGKCTEYYNNGQARIVSKWKDGAQEGTTLEYYDTGELKSSSKWKNGQLNGETTYYNKNQSLAEVVTYKNNIEVNSKKD; from the coding sequence ATGAGAAATTCTAACCTCGCCTTTATTGTAATTTGCTGCATGCTTAATTTCTCTAATAAGCTCAGCGCGCAATCAAATGTTTTATACCCACAAGTCTGGTTCGATGAAAAAGATGCCGGTACTAAACTAACCGAAGGAAGTGGCACTATAACAGGAAGTGCTTTTACTTATGAAATAAACCAAGCCTATGCTGGAAGAAAAAAACACAAGGCAAAAGAACACACCAAAGTGCTACTTTTCCCCGTAACTGAATATTTAATAGAAGTATCCAAATTACAAAAAGTTATAGGAGGTGCTGGCCGTGTAATCATGACCGAAAAAGCATTTAGTTATCGCCTCGAAACGGAAACAGATCAAAACGGAAACTTTACTTTTCACAAAATGAAACCTGGAAAGTACTACATTCAATGCAATTTAGAATTTGTGGGACACGGTGTAGGACAGCAAGAGGTTGGAAGAACAAATTATTACAACGGATATGGTAATTACGCGGGTTCTTCGGCCATTTATGAAGCCTACAACTATAGCTATAATGCGAACCATGTATTGGTGAAATTTATAGAAATTGAAAAAGATGGGGAGGTTATTGAAGCCAAATTAAAACCAAATCGCGTATTTGAAAACTACAAAAAAATTGGCGCTGCATTATCTATGGGTGATCGTTGTGGTAGCACAAACGGAAAGCAATTTGGAAAATGTACCGAGTATTATAACAATGGTCAAGCTAGAATTGTTTCCAAATGGAAAGATGGCGCACAAGAGGGTACGACACTTGAATATTATGATACTGGAGAATTAAAGTCTTCCTCTAAATGGAAAAACGGTCAATTAAACGGTGAGACCACCTATTACAATAAAAACCAATCTTTAGCAGAAGTAGTCACATATAAAAATAATATTGAGGTAAACTCTAAAAAGGACTAA
- a CDS encoding aldo/keto reductase: MLYTKLPHTDIEVSKICLGTMTWGNQNTEAEGHEQMDYAVEQGVNFFDTAELYPIPAHPDRKSATEKVIGTWFEKKKNRDQIILGSKIAGRAEFTKFIRTTGFDRASLVDAVEGSLERLQTDYIDLYQLHWPERNTNYFGQRGYAHDAADFWEDNLHQVLETLRDLKKEGKIREVGISNETPWGAMRYLEESKVHATLPRMITIQNAYSLLNRQFETGLSEIAHRENLGLLAYSPLGFGVLSGKYLGDRLPDNSRLKLFPNYKRYSGETAVAATQKYYELAQANDLTLAQMSLAFVNTRPFLASNIIGATSMRQLTENIASIDVELSAEVLEGIEKIHNEIPNPAP; the protein is encoded by the coding sequence ATGCTTTATACCAAATTACCACACACCGATATAGAAGTTAGTAAAATTTGTCTGGGAACAATGACTTGGGGAAACCAGAATACGGAAGCCGAAGGTCACGAGCAGATGGATTATGCGGTGGAGCAAGGTGTTAATTTCTTTGATACGGCAGAATTGTATCCTATTCCTGCGCATCCAGATCGTAAATCGGCAACAGAAAAGGTAATTGGTACTTGGTTTGAGAAAAAGAAGAATAGAGATCAAATAATTTTAGGGTCAAAAATTGCAGGAAGAGCAGAATTTACAAAGTTTATACGTACCACAGGTTTTGATAGAGCTTCACTTGTCGATGCTGTAGAAGGAAGTTTAGAGCGTTTACAGACAGATTATATAGATCTGTATCAACTACACTGGCCAGAACGCAATACTAATTATTTTGGGCAACGTGGGTATGCCCATGATGCGGCAGATTTTTGGGAAGATAATCTTCATCAAGTTTTAGAAACATTACGTGATTTAAAGAAAGAAGGGAAAATTAGAGAGGTAGGCATTTCTAATGAAACTCCTTGGGGAGCTATGCGGTATTTAGAAGAAAGTAAAGTACATGCTACTTTGCCTCGAATGATTACGATTCAAAATGCGTACAGTTTATTAAACAGGCAGTTTGAAACAGGGTTGTCTGAAATTGCACACCGTGAAAATCTTGGTCTTTTAGCGTATTCTCCTTTAGGCTTCGGGGTCTTAAGTGGTAAATATTTAGGCGATAGATTGCCAGATAATTCTCGTTTAAAATTATTCCCTAATTACAAAAGATATAGTGGGGAAACAGCCGTGGCAGCTACGCAGAAATATTATGAGTTAGCGCAAGCAAATGACCTAACATTAGCACAAATGTCTTTGGCTTTTGTAAATACAAGGCCTTTTTTAGCGAGTAATATTATTGGAGCAACCAGTATGCGCCAATTAACAGAAAATATTGCGAGTATAGATGTGGAATTAAGTGCTGAGGTGTTGGAAGGCATTGAAAAAATTCATAATGAAATTCCTAACCCTGCACCTTAA
- a CDS encoding TonB-dependent receptor domain-containing protein, whose translation MRIYALMGLLFFSISSISQNCNNTLSGKITDSHDGTALVGAMVIIAGTEQTVVTDINGYFNIQNLCDQTYAIQISHPYCLTNGYKVKVEGNTIKDFQLEHHLEELNEIVLKGHKENKKINTIAENKLTQEAIEAYSNGSLGDALNSLSGVSSLNTGSTVVKPMINGLHSSRVVLINNGVRMEDQEWGVEHAPNIDVNTADHITLIKGAGAIQYSGDAIAGVIITEPQAIFIKDSLYGKTIVSASSNGRGSTLTSKLTKSSATGWFGTVQGTRKRYGDFEAPDYILSNTGTSESSASLRFGLNKFNYGIEGYYSFYKNKIGILSASHIGGAEDQVRAINSNIPLIINDFTYDIGDPKQDITHHLARLKAFKKFAGLGKVTLQYDFQQNHRLEYDIRVGDDSDKPSLDLVLKTHTLLVDIDSKLSENSTLKSGIMARYQDNFADPSTGVRRLIPDYEKYDLGIYGIGTFQLQDNWFVEAGARFDYSYMDVYKFYRTSFWESRNYDELFPEIVVEEFDNQLLTNPQYNFYNASGTIGSTYSFNDNYKLFLNYSLASRVPNPSELFSEGLHHSASRIELGDLNFSSEIANKVALTFQKQGTVFGFSIQPFINTINNFIVIEPTDVEQTIRGNFQVWEYRQTNAQLLGVDVDATYAFTKNLDFKHQFSFVKGYDRNNKAALISMPPVNTTNEITYQNLKANHLKLAIQSEYVFRQNEYPNNNFEVYIAQSETYELVDVSTPPDAYHLLNFKSSIDFPITKKSNLTLGFSVTNLLNTRYRNYLNSLRYYADDLGRNFLFNLKFNY comes from the coding sequence ATGCGCATTTATGCACTGATGGGACTGTTATTTTTTAGCATTTCATCAATTTCGCAAAATTGCAATAATACACTATCGGGTAAAATAACAGACTCACATGATGGTACCGCTTTAGTTGGAGCGATGGTTATTATTGCAGGAACAGAACAAACGGTAGTCACTGATATTAATGGGTATTTTAACATCCAAAATCTTTGTGATCAAACCTATGCTATTCAAATTTCTCATCCGTACTGCTTAACCAATGGTTATAAAGTAAAAGTAGAAGGAAATACTATTAAGGATTTTCAGCTAGAACATCATTTAGAGGAATTAAATGAAATAGTTCTTAAAGGTCACAAGGAGAACAAAAAAATCAATACCATAGCTGAAAACAAATTAACCCAAGAAGCCATTGAAGCGTATAGCAATGGGTCATTAGGTGATGCGCTAAATAGTTTATCTGGCGTAAGCTCTTTAAATACAGGAAGTACCGTTGTTAAACCCATGATTAATGGTTTACACAGTAGCCGTGTCGTGCTCATAAATAATGGTGTACGGATGGAAGATCAAGAGTGGGGCGTAGAACATGCACCTAACATAGATGTGAATACTGCAGATCATATAACACTAATTAAAGGTGCTGGAGCCATTCAATATAGCGGAGATGCTATCGCTGGTGTTATTATCACTGAGCCACAGGCCATATTTATTAAAGATAGTTTGTACGGAAAAACTATAGTTTCTGCAAGTTCTAATGGAAGAGGTTCTACGCTAACATCTAAACTAACTAAAAGCTCTGCGACCGGTTGGTTTGGCACAGTACAAGGTACTAGAAAACGATATGGAGATTTTGAAGCTCCTGATTATATCTTAAGCAATACTGGCACATCTGAAAGTAGCGCGTCTTTACGTTTTGGACTTAATAAGTTTAACTATGGTATTGAAGGGTATTACTCTTTCTACAAAAATAAAATAGGGATTTTGTCCGCATCACACATTGGCGGTGCAGAAGATCAAGTCAGGGCCATTAATAGCAATATCCCATTGATTATCAATGATTTTACCTATGACATTGGTGACCCAAAACAAGATATTACGCACCATTTAGCCCGGTTAAAAGCCTTCAAAAAGTTCGCTGGTTTAGGAAAAGTAACCCTTCAATATGATTTTCAACAAAATCATAGGCTTGAATATGACATTCGTGTTGGTGACGATTCTGACAAACCATCATTAGATTTAGTGTTAAAAACACATACGTTATTAGTAGATATTGACAGCAAATTATCTGAAAATAGCACCCTAAAATCTGGTATTATGGCTAGGTATCAAGATAATTTTGCAGACCCCAGTACTGGTGTTCGTAGGTTAATTCCTGATTACGAAAAATACGATTTAGGAATTTACGGAATTGGCACTTTTCAATTACAAGATAATTGGTTTGTAGAAGCAGGTGCTAGGTTTGATTACAGCTATATGGATGTTTATAAGTTCTACCGAACATCATTCTGGGAATCCAGAAACTACGATGAACTATTTCCTGAAATTGTGGTAGAAGAATTCGATAATCAACTTCTTACCAATCCACAATACAATTTTTATAATGCATCAGGAACAATAGGTTCTACGTATTCCTTTAATGATAATTACAAACTATTTTTAAATTACTCATTAGCTTCTCGTGTGCCTAATCCGTCAGAGCTATTTAGCGAGGGACTGCACCATTCTGCTTCTAGAATTGAGTTAGGAGATTTAAATTTTTCAAGTGAAATTGCTAACAAAGTTGCCTTAACTTTTCAAAAACAAGGTACTGTTTTTGGTTTCTCAATTCAACCTTTCATAAATACTATTAACAATTTTATTGTTATTGAGCCTACTGATGTCGAACAAACGATACGGGGGAATTTTCAAGTATGGGAATACAGGCAAACAAATGCTCAATTGTTGGGTGTTGATGTTGATGCCACATATGCATTTACGAAAAATTTAGATTTTAAACATCAATTTTCATTCGTGAAAGGCTATGACCGCAACAATAAAGCTGCTTTAATTAGTATGCCTCCTGTAAATACTACCAATGAAATTACTTATCAGAATTTAAAGGCTAACCATTTAAAACTTGCCATACAGAGCGAATATGTTTTTCGTCAAAACGAGTATCCAAATAATAATTTTGAAGTATACATTGCTCAGTCAGAAACTTATGAACTTGTTGATGTAAGTACGCCTCCTGATGCGTATCACTTGTTAAACTTTAAGTCAAGCATAGATTTTCCTATTACTAAAAAATCAAACCTAACATTGGGTTTTAGCGTTACCAATCTTTTAAATACTCGATACAGAAATTACCTAAACAGCCTGCGTTATTACGCTGATGATTTAGGTAGAAACTTTTTATTCAATCTTAAATTCAATTATTAA
- a CDS encoding type 1 periplasmic binding fold superfamily protein, whose translation MKTIKTLSLAVVAALSFASCSDDDDTPEIVNEEEVITTMTVTLTPNDGSEVITLQSRDLDGEGSDAPVITISGNLASGTTYDGAIVLLNETESPAEDITEEVEEESDEHQFFYTISSGLDVTTEYSNNDSDGNPLGTEFTLTAGAASTGTITFTLRHEPTKPNDGIESAGGETDILVSYSVTVE comes from the coding sequence ATGAAGACAATCAAAACCTTAAGTTTAGCAGTAGTGGCAGCATTATCATTCGCATCATGTTCAGATGATGACGATACTCCAGAAATAGTAAACGAAGAAGAAGTAATTACAACTATGACAGTAACACTTACTCCAAATGACGGTAGTGAGGTCATCACCTTACAATCTAGAGATTTGGACGGTGAAGGATCAGATGCCCCTGTAATTACTATTTCAGGAAACTTAGCTTCTGGAACAACCTACGATGGTGCTATCGTTTTATTAAATGAAACTGAAAGTCCTGCAGAAGATATCACGGAAGAAGTAGAAGAAGAAAGCGATGAGCACCAATTTTTCTATACCATTAGTTCTGGACTTGACGTTACAACTGAGTATAGTAATAATGACAGTGATGGAAATCCTCTAGGAACAGAATTTACATTAACTGCAGGTGCAGCAAGCACAGGAACTATAACTTTTACATTACGTCATGAGCCAACAAAACCAAATGATGGTATTGAAAGTGCTGGCGGAGAAACAGATATCTTAGTATCATATAGCGTAACTGTAGAGTAA
- a CDS encoding toxin-antitoxin system YwqK family antitoxin has product MLQNKISLLLFFIFSILTAQEQTTTYYDADWNETTKEEASFYRNRPLEKKDDLVLVKDYYMNGNLQFAGWADEYREDDYSGEVTWYYENGKKEAVRNYEYGSLNGASVEYYPSGQIKKELNFEDDFLNGEAKIYNEDGALAYEYTNKNGQPYNGYTECLTLYKNGNPFDRKIMYESTKKLAYKKTCLDGKCTFLVYNIKGKLLSEFVVEKKFLEGLLPEYYSTSCSTAVALKNLTTYKGGKKEGEALFFDENENVLHTGQYKNDEPYSGTFYIEDHGFEYFTSYKNGKKEGTETTFKDGDLITKGDYIQGKRTSGTFITEEEFRGSEYLKLVTVANGKEEGKQSYYNYAGIHEYNLLGYYHAENGILNGEKVVYDDYPEILYRIIYKNGQPYEGAIVEHEDSGEALVYKEGNIFGKRLDQRRQGQTYWEYYNYNEELFAEEHPNFLIEGEEKLYGTYKNGVPYQGYIARPKAELYILDFYEAGVKKYQYSASMAQYDREETAERYEEEQALEPAQKSIYKNDKIYTGLEFDASGNSFSKKTVKEGVTKALSLYVFAMHYGNIINITATETGYTITEAKYPKAKISAKNGTISFIYDDKVVHQKNKNEMANMRVTYIISGDSIIPTKEWDQDFTYADEYHENYKNDFLGGFYTKLAPSEYEANGIFSKLENLTSDDDSSAVSFIQYNNKGVPYTGMLIEEQGENYNATMFKKGKKTKTLKNSTLTKLKKYFEENIMK; this is encoded by the coding sequence ATGCTTCAAAATAAAATCTCGCTACTTCTCTTCTTCATATTTTCAATACTAACTGCACAAGAGCAAACTACAACATACTATGATGCTGACTGGAATGAAACCACTAAAGAGGAAGCCTCTTTTTACAGAAACAGACCTTTAGAGAAAAAAGATGACTTAGTACTTGTAAAAGACTACTATATGAATGGCAATCTTCAATTTGCTGGATGGGCAGATGAATATCGTGAAGATGACTATAGTGGGGAAGTAACTTGGTATTATGAAAATGGGAAAAAAGAAGCTGTTCGCAACTACGAATATGGTAGCCTAAATGGAGCATCTGTTGAATACTATCCTTCGGGGCAAATAAAAAAAGAACTAAATTTTGAAGATGATTTTTTAAATGGCGAGGCCAAAATATACAATGAAGATGGTGCATTAGCCTACGAATACACGAATAAAAATGGACAACCATACAATGGGTATACCGAATGCCTAACACTTTATAAAAATGGGAATCCGTTTGATCGCAAAATTATGTATGAAAGCACAAAAAAACTGGCCTACAAAAAAACATGCTTGGATGGAAAATGTACTTTTCTTGTTTACAATATAAAAGGAAAATTACTCAGTGAATTTGTTGTTGAAAAAAAATTTTTAGAGGGCCTTTTACCAGAGTACTATTCAACATCTTGTAGTACTGCCGTAGCATTAAAAAATCTGACAACCTATAAAGGCGGAAAAAAAGAAGGTGAGGCTTTATTTTTTGATGAGAATGAAAATGTTTTGCACACCGGGCAATACAAAAATGACGAACCATACTCAGGGACTTTCTACATAGAAGATCATGGCTTTGAATATTTTACGTCTTATAAAAACGGCAAAAAAGAGGGCACAGAAACTACATTTAAAGACGGAGATTTAATTACAAAAGGAGATTACATACAAGGGAAAAGAACCAGTGGAACCTTTATTACCGAAGAAGAATTTAGAGGTTCTGAGTACCTAAAATTAGTTACTGTTGCCAACGGAAAAGAAGAAGGAAAACAGTCTTACTATAATTACGCTGGCATACACGAGTATAACTTACTAGGTTATTACCATGCCGAAAATGGCATATTAAATGGTGAAAAAGTGGTCTATGATGACTATCCTGAAATATTATACCGCATTATATATAAAAACGGGCAACCTTATGAGGGGGCAATTGTGGAACATGAAGACTCAGGAGAAGCTTTAGTTTATAAAGAAGGTAACATATTTGGCAAGCGACTTGACCAGAGGCGTCAAGGCCAAACCTACTGGGAATATTACAATTACAATGAGGAGCTATTTGCAGAAGAGCATCCTAATTTCCTTATAGAAGGCGAAGAAAAACTGTATGGTACATATAAAAATGGCGTGCCATATCAAGGATATATCGCTAGGCCTAAGGCTGAGCTCTATATTTTGGACTTTTACGAAGCTGGTGTAAAAAAATACCAATATTCAGCATCTATGGCTCAATACGATCGCGAAGAAACCGCAGAGCGCTATGAAGAAGAACAAGCGTTAGAACCGGCCCAAAAATCTATCTACAAAAATGATAAAATTTATACTGGTTTAGAATTTGACGCTTCAGGTAACAGTTTCTCTAAGAAAACAGTAAAAGAAGGAGTGACTAAAGCTTTGAGTTTATATGTATTTGCCATGCATTACGGCAACATCATTAACATTACCGCCACAGAAACAGGCTATACTATAACTGAAGCAAAATACCCCAAAGCAAAAATCAGTGCTAAGAATGGAACCATTTCATTTATTTATGATGATAAGGTTGTTCATCAAAAAAACAAAAATGAGATGGCTAATATGAGAGTTACCTATATAATATCAGGCGACTCCATAATCCCTACGAAAGAATGGGATCAAGATTTCACTTACGCAGATGAGTATCACGAAAATTATAAAAATGATTTCTTAGGCGGGTTTTACACAAAACTAGCTCCTTCTGAATATGAAGCAAATGGCATATTTTCAAAACTTGAAAACCTTACTAGTGATGATGATTCTAGCGCAGTATCATTCATCCAATATAACAATAAAGGAGTGCCCTATACAGGTATGCTTATAGAAGAACAAGGCGAAAATTACAACGCTACCATGTTCAAAAAAGGCAAAAAAACTAAAACTTTAAAAAACAGTACGCTAACTAAGCTCAAAAAGTATTTTGAAGAAAATATCATGAAATAA
- a CDS encoding exodeoxyribonuclease III, with protein MKIVSYNVNGIRAAINKGFIDWLKAVNPDVVCLQEIKAMEEQLDLSLFEEAGYAYNYWYSAQKKGYSGVAILSKTKPNHVEYGTGIDYMDFEGRNIRADYNGVSIMSMYLPSGTNMDRLDFKLKYMAEFQEYVTELKLEYPNLIILGDYNICHEAIDIHNPVGLKNTSGFLPVEREWIGAFMDTGFIDSFRYFNEEPDNYTWWSYRANARNNNKGWRLDYALVSTPLEDRLKRAVILAEAKHSDHCPILVELS; from the coding sequence ATGAAAATTGTTTCGTACAACGTAAATGGAATTAGAGCAGCAATAAATAAGGGGTTTATAGATTGGTTGAAAGCCGTAAATCCAGATGTGGTTTGTTTGCAGGAGATTAAAGCAATGGAAGAGCAGTTAGATTTATCGCTGTTTGAAGAAGCGGGGTATGCGTATAATTATTGGTACAGTGCTCAGAAAAAAGGGTATAGTGGGGTTGCTATATTATCTAAAACAAAACCAAACCATGTGGAGTATGGAACTGGAATTGATTATATGGATTTTGAAGGGCGTAATATCCGTGCAGATTATAACGGTGTGTCTATTATGAGTATGTATTTACCTTCGGGAACCAATATGGATCGCTTGGATTTTAAGTTGAAATATATGGCTGAATTTCAGGAGTATGTTACTGAATTAAAGCTTGAGTATCCTAATTTAATCATTTTAGGAGATTACAATATTTGCCATGAGGCTATTGATATTCATAACCCCGTTGGTTTAAAAAATACTTCTGGATTTTTACCTGTAGAGCGGGAGTGGATTGGCGCTTTTATGGATACTGGTTTTATAGATAGCTTTCGTTATTTTAATGAGGAGCCTGATAATTATACATGGTGGAGTTACAGAGCTAATGCGAGAAATAACAATAAAGGCTGGCGTTTAGATTATGCTTTAGTGAGTACACCGCTAGAAGATAGATTAAAAAGAGCGGTGATATTGGCGGAAGCAAAACACAGTGATCACTGCCCTATTTTAGTCGAATTGAGTTAA
- a CDS encoding OmpA family protein yields the protein MRKLLFITVLNLALLSCKSDKKTDNEVEIQEETTTPKVVETNKTQAAFEDFDWSTIPVSNTEIGEFPYITAPENFIIWKDGHNEIAENGMTKFSDFSKLITYSGTTFFNAEGKKAALDFAMTDRNAEFNQYKFDQSIERYLESIGAQLLFKGQIPREKIEDLNKEDDKTVFKYIQGDPYNSSPVKHYVLNHSNGKIVFQVWSNSARAEIGVVELEGFKQTIKAPTASEMKSEIDKTGKAILHINFDSDKATLKPDGEKLVTEIFTLLKENESLKLSIEGHTDATGNAERNQQLSIDRANTVLYALAGKGIAINRLQAKGFGAKNPISPNDTEENKAKNRRVELVKI from the coding sequence ATGAGAAAACTACTTTTTATAACGGTATTAAACCTCGCGCTGCTGTCTTGCAAAAGTGATAAGAAAACAGATAACGAAGTAGAGATACAAGAAGAAACAACCACACCAAAAGTTGTAGAAACGAACAAAACTCAAGCAGCGTTTGAAGATTTTGATTGGTCTACAATTCCTGTTTCCAATACTGAAATTGGTGAATTTCCATATATAACTGCTCCTGAAAATTTTATCATTTGGAAGGATGGACATAACGAAATTGCAGAAAATGGAATGACAAAATTTTCTGATTTCAGCAAATTAATCACGTATTCTGGCACTACTTTTTTTAATGCTGAAGGAAAAAAAGCAGCACTAGACTTTGCGATGACTGACCGTAATGCCGAATTTAATCAGTACAAATTTGACCAAAGTATTGAACGTTATTTAGAAAGCATTGGCGCACAATTACTTTTTAAAGGTCAAATTCCACGTGAAAAAATAGAGGATCTAAATAAAGAAGACGATAAGACCGTTTTTAAATATATTCAAGGAGACCCCTATAATAGTTCCCCTGTAAAGCACTATGTGCTGAATCATTCAAACGGAAAAATAGTTTTTCAAGTATGGAGTAATTCCGCACGAGCTGAAATTGGCGTCGTTGAATTAGAGGGTTTTAAACAAACCATAAAAGCCCCAACAGCTAGCGAAATGAAATCTGAGATTGATAAAACAGGTAAAGCTATTCTACACATTAATTTTGATTCTGATAAGGCCACTTTAAAACCCGATGGCGAAAAATTGGTGACTGAAATATTCACATTATTAAAAGAAAACGAAAGTTTAAAGTTATCTATTGAAGGACATACGGATGCTACTGGAAATGCAGAAAGAAACCAGCAACTTTCTATAGACCGAGCAAACACCGTACTATATGCCCTTGCAGGAAAAGGGATTGCCATTAATCGTTTACAAGCGAAAGGTTTTGGTGCTAAAAACCCGATTTCACCCAATGATACCGAAGAAAACAAGGCCAAAAATAGACGGGTAGAATTAGTGAAAATATAA